One window from the genome of Magnolia sinica isolate HGM2019 chromosome 4, MsV1, whole genome shotgun sequence encodes:
- the LOC131243061 gene encoding uncharacterized protein LOC131243061 codes for MQILYICAKKTRRGEKNMSDPYERVKGGKLTFKGGGGLAPLKSINKNKKKKKNKKPEELPEESIDGGDVPSKDGPGESDGVGDIYTIDAAKRMKYDELFPVEAKKFGYEPRSTSRSVEEALDDRVKKKADRYCK; via the coding sequence ATGCAGATCCTTTATATCTGTGCGAAAAAGACGAGAAGGGGAGAGAAAAACATGTCCGATCCGTACGAGCGAGTGAAAGGAGGGAAGCTAACATTCAAAGGCGGAGGTGGCCTCGCCCCTCTCAAATCCATcaacaaaaacaagaagaagaagaagaataagaagccTGAAGAACTCCCCGAAGAGTCAATCGACGGTGGAGATGTGCCCTCAAAAGACGGGCCCGGAGAATCGGACGGTGTCGGAGATATCTATACGATCGACGCCGCGAAGCGCATGAAGTACGACGAGCTGTTCCCGGTCGAGGCCAAGAAGTTCGGGTACGAGCCGCGGTCGACTTCGAGGTCTGTCGAGGAAGCCCTCGACGATCGCGTGAAGAAGAAGGCTGATCGATACTGCAAATGA